The proteins below are encoded in one region of Sporosarcina sp. FSL K6-1508:
- a CDS encoding MetQ/NlpA family ABC transporter substrate-binding protein has protein sequence MKKLLGGIVLAVLVFALAACGAKDDSGDKNANGGDKAVDETVEETEIVIGASNTPHAIILEKAAPILKEKGIELVIETYQDYILPNKDLESSELDANFFQHIPYLDQQVIDHGYKFANAGAIHIEPMAVYSTKFKSIEELPEGATIIFSNSVAEHGRVLSLLESAGLIKLADGVDKVKAEVKDIVDNPKNLQFDANYEPALLPQLYNNDEGDAVVINANYAIDAGLNPVEDSIAIEETESPYANIITVREGEENTEAIKTLVDVLKSKEIQDFILEEWGGDVIPVK, from the coding sequence ATGAAAAAGCTTTTAGGGGGAATAGTATTAGCAGTACTTGTATTCGCATTGGCAGCTTGTGGAGCGAAAGATGACAGCGGCGATAAAAATGCAAATGGGGGAGACAAGGCTGTCGATGAAACCGTAGAGGAAACGGAAATCGTCATTGGTGCATCAAATACACCGCACGCAATCATTTTAGAAAAGGCAGCACCGATATTGAAAGAAAAAGGCATTGAACTTGTCATTGAAACCTACCAAGACTATATCTTGCCAAACAAAGATCTTGAATCCAGTGAGTTGGATGCGAACTTCTTCCAACACATACCTTACTTGGACCAACAAGTAATTGATCATGGCTATAAATTTGCAAATGCAGGGGCTATCCATATCGAACCGATGGCTGTTTACTCGACGAAATTTAAATCAATCGAGGAACTTCCGGAGGGTGCTACTATTATATTTAGTAACTCAGTAGCTGAACATGGCCGCGTTCTATCTTTACTGGAGTCAGCTGGGTTAATTAAATTAGCTGACGGAGTAGATAAAGTAAAGGCTGAAGTGAAAGACATTGTAGACAATCCTAAAAATCTCCAGTTTGATGCAAATTACGAACCAGCACTCTTGCCGCAACTTTATAATAATGATGAAGGCGATGCAGTCGTTATCAACGCAAACTATGCAATCGATGCAGGTTTGAATCCAGTTGAAGATTCTATTGCGATAGAAGAGACGGAGTCGCCGTATGCAAACATCATCACAGTAAGAGAAGGCGAAGAAAATACGGAAGCAATCAAGACTTTGGTTGACGTGTTGAAATCGAAAGAAATCCAAGACTTCATTCTCGAAGAGTGGGGCGGCGACGTTATCCCTGTAAAGTGA
- a CDS encoding MetQ/NlpA family ABC transporter substrate-binding protein, with protein MKKFSIGFLMAVLVLALAACGTKNTNESNNVSGKSDDNGKKEITKIVVGASNTPHSIILEQAKPLLKEKGYDLQIETYQDYVLPNQDLESGDLDANYFQHIPYLDLQIKDAGYDFVNAGGIHIEPIGVYSKKYKSLDELPKGATILMSSSVSDHGRVLAMLESTGLIKLDESIDKTAAELKDIVENPKNIKFDANYEPGLMPQLYANDEGDALLINSNFAIDAGLNPIEDSIAIEDTDSPYVNIIAVRKGDEDKESIKTLIEILKSKEIQDFILNEWDGTVVPVK; from the coding sequence ATGAAAAAATTTAGCATAGGGTTTTTAATGGCAGTACTTGTACTCGCACTTGCGGCTTGCGGAACAAAAAACACCAATGAAAGCAATAATGTAAGCGGAAAAAGTGATGATAACGGGAAAAAAGAAATAACTAAGATTGTTGTCGGTGCTTCCAATACACCGCATTCAATCATACTCGAGCAAGCTAAACCGTTATTGAAGGAAAAAGGTTACGATCTTCAAATCGAAACATATCAAGACTATGTGTTGCCAAATCAAGATCTTGAATCGGGTGACCTCGATGCAAACTACTTCCAGCATATCCCTTACCTTGACTTGCAAATTAAAGACGCAGGATACGATTTTGTGAATGCAGGCGGCATCCATATTGAACCAATCGGAGTGTATTCGAAAAAGTATAAATCACTTGATGAACTACCTAAAGGTGCGACGATTTTGATGAGTAGTTCTGTTTCGGATCATGGACGTGTACTTGCGATGCTCGAATCAACAGGACTTATCAAACTTGATGAAAGTATAGATAAGACAGCTGCTGAACTGAAAGATATCGTTGAAAATCCTAAAAACATCAAGTTTGACGCAAACTACGAACCTGGCCTAATGCCGCAACTTTATGCGAATGATGAAGGCGATGCATTGCTGATCAACTCGAATTTTGCGATCGATGCGGGCTTGAATCCGATTGAAGATTCCATTGCAATCGAAGACACGGATTCACCTTATGTAAATATCATTGCTGTAAGAAAAGGCGATGAAGATAAAGAGTCAATCAAAACTTTGATTGAAATATTGAAGTCGAAAGAAATTCAAGACTTTATTCTAAATGAATGGGACGGTACAGTAGTCCCGGTAAAGTGA
- a CDS encoding dicarboxylate/amino acid:cation symporter, translating to MKLKIGLIWRIVIAIASAIVLGLLLPMIPKIGEGFTDWFVSLAATFNMIFGGFLNFIVPLIIIAFITPGIAKLGKGSGKLLGLATAFAYISTIVAGIIAYFSATALLPGFIGSIGDGKVEKAGRAAAESFFELEMTPIMGVMSALLLAFVLGIGMASIGSKAMLAVFEELNVLIEKVIAFVIIPLLPFHIFGIFLNMTYTGEVAKVLSVFAMVFVMIIVLHFIMLTIQYTIAGSLSKRNPFFLMKTMAPAYFTALGTQSSAATIPITLSQARKTGASDKVTDFTIPLFATIHLSGSTITLVSCSIGVMLMNGVPVVFSDYLPFIFMLGVTMIAAPGVPGGAVVAATGLLVSMLGFDQTMVALMIALYMAQDSFGTATNVTGDGALAIIVDRFTDNDIPTETKLEPKQY from the coding sequence TTGAAGTTGAAAATTGGGCTTATATGGCGTATCGTCATCGCAATTGCATCAGCAATTGTACTTGGATTACTTTTACCGATGATACCAAAAATCGGAGAAGGTTTTACGGATTGGTTTGTCAGTCTTGCCGCTACATTTAATATGATTTTTGGAGGTTTTTTGAACTTTATAGTGCCTTTGATTATTATTGCATTTATCACGCCTGGAATTGCGAAGCTGGGTAAAGGATCTGGAAAGCTCCTTGGTCTAGCAACAGCATTCGCTTATATCTCTACAATTGTAGCGGGTATTATTGCATACTTTTCGGCAACAGCTTTATTGCCAGGCTTTATCGGAAGTATTGGAGACGGCAAGGTCGAAAAAGCAGGCCGGGCTGCCGCAGAATCATTTTTTGAACTCGAAATGACACCGATCATGGGTGTAATGTCAGCACTCCTTCTCGCATTCGTACTTGGTATTGGTATGGCTTCCATTGGCAGTAAGGCAATGCTGGCTGTATTCGAGGAATTGAATGTCTTGATCGAAAAGGTGATTGCGTTTGTTATCATTCCGCTATTGCCGTTCCATATTTTTGGTATCTTCCTTAATATGACATATACTGGTGAGGTTGCAAAGGTTCTTTCTGTGTTTGCAATGGTCTTCGTGATGATTATCGTTCTACATTTCATCATGCTAACGATTCAATACACGATTGCCGGCTCGCTTTCAAAACGTAATCCGTTCTTCTTGATGAAAACGATGGCCCCTGCTTATTTTACTGCACTTGGGACACAATCATCTGCAGCAACGATTCCAATTACGTTAAGCCAAGCACGTAAAACCGGTGCGTCGGATAAGGTAACTGATTTTACCATTCCACTTTTTGCGACAATTCACTTGTCAGGAAGTACAATCACTCTTGTGTCATGTTCAATCGGTGTCATGCTGATGAATGGAGTGCCTGTTGTGTTCAGCGATTACCTGCCATTCATCTTCATGCTGGGTGTGACAATGATTGCTGCTCCTGGAGTTCCGGGCGGCGCGGTTGTAGCGGCAACTGGACTCCTCGTTTCAATGCTAGGTTTTGATCAGACAATGGTTGCACTTATGATTGCACTTTACATGGCGCAAGACAGTTTCGGAACAGCTACGAACGTCACTGGCGACGGTGCACTTGCTATTATCGTCGACAGATTTACGGATAATGACATTCCAACTGAAACGAAATTAGAACCAAAACAATATTAA
- the sufC gene encoding Fe-S cluster assembly ATPase SufC: MATLEIKDLHVEIEGKEILKGVDLTINTNEIHAIMGPNGTGKSTLAQAIMGHPKYEVTSGTITLDGEDVLEMEVDERARAGIFLGMQYPSEITGVTNADFLRSAINAKREEGDEISLMKFIRELDSKMEFLEMDEDMATRYLNEGFSGGEKKRNEILQLTMLKPKFAVLDEIDSGLDIDALKVVSKGINEMRGEDFGCLIITHYQRLLDYITPDKVHVMMQGKVVKSGGAELAHKLEESGYDWIKEELGIEDETVGQEV, encoded by the coding sequence ATGGCTACTTTAGAAATTAAAGACCTTCACGTCGAAATTGAAGGCAAGGAAATATTGAAAGGCGTCGATTTGACGATTAATACAAATGAGATCCACGCAATCATGGGTCCGAATGGTACAGGTAAATCTACACTCGCGCAAGCGATTATGGGGCATCCCAAATATGAGGTAACATCAGGTACAATCACACTCGATGGCGAAGACGTGCTAGAGATGGAAGTGGACGAGCGCGCTAGAGCGGGTATCTTCCTTGGTATGCAATATCCAAGCGAGATTACTGGTGTAACGAACGCTGACTTCCTTCGTTCTGCAATCAATGCGAAACGTGAAGAAGGCGATGAAATTTCATTGATGAAATTCATCCGTGAACTTGATAGCAAAATGGAATTCCTTGAAATGGACGAAGATATGGCTACACGTTACTTGAACGAAGGCTTCTCAGGCGGAGAAAAGAAACGTAACGAAATCCTTCAGCTTACAATGCTGAAACCTAAATTTGCAGTGCTTGATGAAATTGACTCTGGTCTTGACATTGATGCATTGAAAGTTGTTTCAAAAGGCATTAACGAAATGCGCGGCGAAGATTTTGGTTGCCTGATCATCACTCATTACCAACGTCTTCTTGACTATATTACGCCAGACAAAGTTCACGTTATGATGCAAGGTAAAGTTGTTAAATCCGGCGGTGCTGAACTAGCACATAAACTTGAAGAATCAGGATATGACTGGATTAAAGAAGAACTTGGCATCGAAGACGAAACTGTCGGGCAGGAAGTTTAA
- the sufD gene encoding Fe-S cluster assembly protein SufD produces the protein MTVETKMALTEQDVRSYSAKMNEADWMADFRADALAKAEQLPMPKPDKTKIDKWNFTEFPVHTVESATYSSLDELSEEARALVDKDQQNSIYVQHNNTPAYLFLSEELKAKGVIMTDIFTASREHSDLMKKYFMTDGVKVDEHKLTALHAALINGGVFVYVPKNVVVEEPIQVLFLHDDEQASLFNHVLVVAEANSSVTYVENYLSTVEEAKGLANIVSEVFTGDNAQITYGAVDVLAKGFTTYVNRRGVTGRDSRIDWALGLMNDSDTISENITHLVGNGSHCDMKTVVVGRGQQRQNFTTEIVHWGTDTEGFILKHGVVKEASTCIFNGIGRIAKGATRANAVQESRVLMLSERARGDANPILLIDEDDVTAGHAASVGRVDPMQLFYLMSRGISQHEAERLVIHGFLAPVVSKLPIEGVKKQLTEVIERKVR, from the coding sequence ATGACGGTTGAAACAAAGATGGCATTAACCGAACAGGACGTCCGCTCCTATTCCGCTAAGATGAATGAAGCAGATTGGATGGCGGATTTCCGCGCAGACGCATTAGCGAAAGCGGAACAGCTACCAATGCCAAAACCAGATAAGACGAAAATCGATAAATGGAATTTCACGGAATTCCCTGTTCATACGGTAGAAAGTGCTACGTATTCTTCATTGGACGAACTGTCAGAAGAAGCGCGTGCACTTGTTGATAAAGATCAGCAGAACAGCATTTATGTCCAGCATAATAACACACCAGCTTACCTGTTTTTATCTGAAGAGTTGAAAGCGAAAGGTGTCATCATGACAGACATTTTCACAGCATCACGTGAACATAGTGATCTTATGAAAAAATATTTCATGACAGACGGTGTGAAAGTAGACGAGCATAAACTGACTGCACTTCATGCAGCACTTATAAACGGTGGCGTTTTCGTATATGTTCCGAAAAATGTTGTTGTCGAAGAACCAATTCAAGTGTTGTTTTTACATGATGATGAACAAGCTTCACTCTTTAACCACGTTCTAGTTGTGGCAGAAGCGAATAGTTCAGTGACGTATGTTGAGAACTATTTATCGACTGTAGAAGAAGCAAAAGGATTAGCTAATATCGTTTCTGAAGTATTCACAGGTGATAATGCACAAATTACTTACGGTGCGGTTGATGTACTTGCGAAGGGATTTACAACTTACGTGAATCGTCGTGGAGTTACAGGACGCGATAGCCGAATTGATTGGGCACTTGGATTGATGAATGACAGTGATACGATTTCTGAAAATATTACGCATCTTGTTGGTAACGGATCTCATTGTGACATGAAGACAGTTGTTGTTGGACGCGGTCAACAGCGCCAAAACTTCACAACTGAAATCGTTCACTGGGGAACGGATACTGAAGGATTCATCTTGAAACACGGTGTCGTGAAAGAAGCATCTACATGTATCTTTAACGGTATTGGAAGAATTGCAAAAGGCGCAACAAGAGCGAACGCTGTTCAAGAGTCACGTGTTCTTATGTTGAGTGAAAGGGCACGCGGAGACGCAAACCCAATCCTTCTTATCGACGAAGACGATGTAACTGCAGGACACGCAGCATCTGTTGGTCGGGTTGATCCGATGCAACTGTTTTACTTGATGAGCCGAGGAATTTCCCAACACGAAGCAGAACGCCTTGTCATCCATGGTTTCCTTGCGCCTGTTGTCAGCAAATTGCCGATTGAAGGCGTTAAGAAACAATTGACGGAGGTTATCGAAAGGAAAGTGCGCTAA
- a CDS encoding cysteine desulfurase has translation MLSTDIRKHFPILDQEINGHPLVYLDSAATSQKPRQVIEAISNYYSFDNSNVHRGVHTLGNRATEGYEGAREKVRNFINAKSTEEVIFMRGTTTALNTVAQSYGRANVAEGDEILITYMEHHSNIIPWQQLAKEKGAVLKYVDLEEDGTLSIEKVREVITDRTKIVSIMYVSNVLGTMNPIKEITEIAHAHGAVMVVDGAQAAPHLKIDVQKLDCDFFAFSGHKMCGPTGIGVLYGKKDLLNKMEPVEFGGEMIDFVGLYESTWKELPWKFEGGTPIIAGAIGLGAAIDFLEEIGLDNIERHEHQLAGYAMKRMSEIDGLTIYGPLDPEKRAGLVTFNLNDVHPHDVATVLDMHGIAVRAGHHCAQPLMKWLDVSATARASFYIYNTEADVDRLVDGLRIAKEYFADVY, from the coding sequence ATGCTCAGTACAGACATCCGCAAACATTTCCCTATATTGGACCAGGAAATAAACGGGCATCCGCTCGTTTATCTAGATAGTGCCGCGACTTCTCAAAAGCCCCGGCAAGTAATAGAAGCGATTAGCAACTATTACAGTTTTGATAACTCAAACGTTCACCGTGGCGTGCATACGCTTGGAAACCGGGCGACGGAAGGGTATGAAGGTGCACGTGAGAAAGTGCGTAACTTCATAAATGCGAAGTCGACGGAAGAAGTCATTTTCATGCGTGGTACGACAACTGCATTAAACACAGTTGCGCAAAGTTATGGGCGGGCGAATGTCGCTGAAGGTGATGAAATATTGATCACTTACATGGAGCACCATTCGAACATTATTCCATGGCAGCAATTGGCAAAAGAAAAAGGGGCAGTGTTGAAATACGTCGACCTTGAGGAAGACGGAACATTGTCAATCGAAAAAGTGCGAGAAGTGATTACAGACCGGACAAAAATCGTGTCAATCATGTACGTATCGAACGTGCTTGGTACGATGAATCCGATTAAAGAAATTACCGAAATTGCGCATGCTCATGGGGCTGTCATGGTTGTCGATGGCGCGCAAGCTGCACCGCATTTGAAAATCGATGTACAGAAACTTGACTGTGACTTTTTCGCTTTCTCGGGACACAAGATGTGCGGGCCAACCGGTATCGGTGTTCTTTATGGGAAAAAAGATTTACTTAACAAAATGGAGCCGGTGGAGTTCGGAGGCGAAATGATCGACTTCGTCGGTTTGTATGAATCAACATGGAAAGAGCTTCCTTGGAAGTTTGAAGGCGGTACACCGATTATCGCGGGTGCGATTGGTCTTGGTGCTGCTATCGATTTTCTTGAGGAGATCGGACTGGATAACATTGAACGGCATGAACACCAACTTGCCGGATATGCAATGAAGCGGATGTCGGAAATCGATGGACTTACCATCTATGGCCCGCTTGATCCTGAAAAACGCGCTGGACTTGTCACGTTCAATCTGAACGATGTCCATCCGCATGATGTCGCAACGGTGCTCGATATGCACGGCATTGCCGTCAGGGCGGGTCACCATTGCGCACAGCCGCTCATGAAATGGCTCGATGTATCAGCCACGGCACGCGCCAGCTTCTATATTTACAATACAGAAGCTGACGTTGATCGCCTCGTGGACGGACTCCGTATTGCAAAGGAGTATTTCGCAGATGTCTACTAA
- the sufU gene encoding Fe-S cluster assembly sulfur transfer protein SufU, with product MSTNKLDQLYRSVIMDHYKNPRNKGIIEESSITVDMNNPTCGDVIHLTLQVDDGIVQNAKFEGDGCSISMASASMMTQIVKGKKVDEALKAATVFSDMMLGKDIDDSIDLGDIEALAGVAKFPARIKCATLAWKAMEKGVGNDSGQNRTEE from the coding sequence ATGTCTACTAATAAATTAGATCAATTATATCGTTCGGTCATCATGGATCATTACAAAAACCCTAGAAACAAAGGCATCATCGAAGAAAGTAGCATCACTGTCGATATGAATAATCCGACATGTGGCGATGTTATTCATCTGACGCTTCAAGTAGATGACGGCATCGTTCAAAATGCGAAATTTGAAGGGGACGGCTGTTCAATTTCGATGGCATCCGCTTCTATGATGACGCAAATTGTCAAAGGGAAAAAAGTGGACGAAGCATTAAAAGCTGCCACTGTCTTTTCGGACATGATGTTGGGCAAAGATATTGACGACTCCATCGACCTCGGCGATATTGAAGCATTGGCGGGCGTAGCGAAATTTCCCGCCCGTATCAAATGTGCGACATTGGCCTGGAAGGCGATGGAAAAGGGAGTCGGAAATGACTCCGGACAAAATAGAACGGAGGAATAG
- the sufB gene encoding Fe-S cluster assembly protein SufB translates to MAKKMPEIGDYKYGFADKDVSVFRSERGLTKEIVEEISGMKDEPKWMLDYRLKSLELFYKMPMPQWGGDLNSLKFDEITYYVKPSEGAERSWDEVPEEIKRTFDKLGIPEAEQKYLAGVSAQYESEVVYHNMKEELVDLGIVFKDTDSALRENEELFKKYFGTIIPNSDNKFAALNSAVWSGGSFIYVPPGVKVETPLQAYFRINSENMGQFERTLIVVDEGASVHYVEGCTAPVYTTNSLHSAVVEIIIKKDAYCRYTTIQNWANNVYNLVTKRAVCDANATMEWIDGNIGSKLTMKYPAVILKGEGARGMTLSIALAGKGQHQDAGAKMHHLAPNTSSTIVSKSISQHGGKVTYRGIVHFGRKADGARANIECDTLIMDDLSTSDTIPYNEILNDNISLEHEAKVSKVSEEQLFYLMSRGVPELEATEMIVMGFIEPFTKELPMEYAVEMNRLIKFEMEGSIG, encoded by the coding sequence ATGGCTAAAAAAATGCCGGAAATCGGCGATTACAAATATGGGTTTGCTGATAAAGACGTCTCTGTTTTCCGTTCGGAACGTGGTTTGACAAAAGAAATCGTCGAAGAAATCTCAGGAATGAAGGACGAACCTAAGTGGATGCTTGACTACCGCTTGAAATCATTGGAACTGTTCTACAAAATGCCAATGCCTCAGTGGGGTGGAGATCTCAACTCCCTTAAATTCGACGAAATCACATATTACGTTAAACCATCTGAAGGAGCAGAACGCTCTTGGGATGAAGTACCGGAAGAAATCAAGCGTACGTTTGATAAACTCGGGATTCCAGAAGCGGAACAAAAATACCTTGCAGGTGTTTCTGCACAATATGAATCTGAAGTTGTGTATCACAATATGAAAGAAGAACTCGTAGACTTGGGGATTGTCTTCAAAGATACGGATTCAGCACTTAGAGAAAACGAAGAGCTATTCAAAAAGTATTTCGGAACGATTATTCCGAACTCTGATAATAAGTTTGCTGCCCTAAATTCAGCTGTCTGGTCAGGCGGTTCATTCATCTACGTGCCACCAGGCGTTAAAGTTGAAACACCGTTGCAAGCCTACTTCCGTATCAACTCGGAAAACATGGGGCAGTTCGAGCGCACACTTATCGTTGTTGATGAAGGAGCAAGCGTCCACTACGTTGAAGGATGTACTGCACCTGTTTATACGACGAACTCACTCCACAGTGCAGTCGTTGAAATCATCATCAAAAAAGATGCGTATTGCCGTTATACGACAATCCAAAACTGGGCAAACAACGTGTATAACCTTGTTACTAAGCGTGCAGTTTGTGATGCAAATGCAACAATGGAATGGATTGACGGTAACATCGGTTCGAAATTGACGATGAAATACCCTGCAGTTATTCTTAAAGGCGAAGGCGCTCGCGGTATGACACTTTCCATCGCGCTTGCTGGGAAAGGTCAACACCAGGATGCTGGAGCTAAAATGCATCACCTTGCGCCAAATACATCATCTACAATCGTATCGAAATCGATTTCTCAACACGGTGGTAAAGTAACATATCGTGGAATCGTTCACTTCGGACGTAAAGCAGATGGTGCACGCGCAAACATCGAGTGTGACACGCTCATTATGGATGACCTGTCGACTTCTGACACGATTCCATATAATGAAATCCTGAATGATAACATTTCACTTGAACACGAAGCGAAAGTTTCTAAAGTATCAGAGGAGCAGCTCTTCTACTTGATGAGCCGCGGAGTTCCTGAGCTTGAAGCAACTGAAATGATCGTTATGGGCTTCATCGAGCCATTCACAAAAGAGTTGCCGATGGAATATGCTGTAGAAATGAACCGTCTTATCAAGTTTGAGATGGAAGGTTCAATCGGGTAA
- a CDS encoding DUF72 domain-containing protein, producing MIQIGLTGWGDHPDVYNSSSSKKEKLIDYSAHFPIVELDSTFYAIQSERNIRKWIAETPSNFRFVVKAYQGMTGHHRGELPYASIEEMYELFRLSVTPLQEAGKLAMILVQFPPWFDCTKENVEEISFVCSKLHGFDIAIEFRHQSWYSPKYCDQTLAFLKRLNVIHSVCDEPQAGQGSIPLIPISTRTDKVLVRLHGRNVAGWRNTTGDDKAWRKVRYLYNYNDAELKEIQLALQKLQDATDEVFVIFNNNSGGHAAQNAKRFQKMLNIHYESLTPKQLDFFEGEW from the coding sequence ATGATCCAAATCGGACTAACCGGTTGGGGAGACCATCCTGACGTATACAACTCTTCTTCTTCGAAGAAAGAAAAACTGATTGATTATAGTGCGCACTTTCCTATCGTCGAATTAGATTCCACTTTTTACGCAATACAGTCGGAGCGCAATATTCGAAAATGGATTGCAGAAACACCGAGTAATTTCCGTTTTGTCGTCAAAGCTTATCAAGGAATGACCGGGCATCATCGGGGAGAACTGCCCTATGCATCCATCGAAGAAATGTACGAATTATTTCGGCTGTCAGTTACTCCGCTACAAGAAGCGGGTAAACTTGCAATGATCCTTGTTCAGTTTCCGCCTTGGTTTGATTGTACGAAAGAGAACGTTGAGGAAATCAGCTTTGTTTGCAGTAAATTGCATGGATTCGACATCGCTATTGAATTTAGGCATCAGTCTTGGTATTCTCCGAAATATTGTGATCAAACGTTAGCTTTTTTGAAGAGACTGAACGTTATCCATTCCGTATGTGATGAGCCACAAGCCGGGCAGGGAAGCATCCCGCTGATACCGATCTCAACCCGGACGGATAAAGTGCTAGTTAGATTACACGGTCGTAATGTGGCGGGATGGCGCAACACGACGGGGGATGATAAGGCATGGCGCAAGGTGAGGTACTTATATAACTATAATGATGCTGAACTAAAGGAAATCCAGTTAGCCTTACAAAAATTGCAAGATGCGACTGATGAGGTGTTCGTCATCTTTAACAATAATTCGGGTGGACATGCGGCACAAAATGCAAAACGCTTTCAAAAAATGCTCAACATCCACTATGAAAGTCTAACGCCGAAACAACTCGATTTTTTTGAAGGAGAATGGTAA
- a CDS encoding sulfite exporter TauE/SafE family protein — protein MEFILLAVIGLAAGVVGALVGLGGGVILVPATLFVGINLGLIDGITPQSVVGLSVIMMIFTGLASTLSYMKTKTIDFKSGFIFFIGSVPGTLLGAFVNKGLDLPSFNLYFGILLILLSTLLLVRNYLKPVSWFVNHGKKRSFTDKMNQTYVYGYPVWFALVLTFGVGFASGLFGIGGGSIIVPAMILLFLFPPHVAVGTSMFMVFLSALVNSITHISLGNVPWLYTIPVVPAAYIGAKVGAKLNQKMKSETLVVALRIILLLLGIRSIIDGLMG, from the coding sequence ATGGAATTTATCTTATTGGCTGTGATCGGTCTGGCGGCAGGAGTTGTCGGAGCGCTTGTCGGATTGGGCGGCGGGGTTATCCTCGTCCCAGCGACGCTTTTCGTCGGTATTAATCTTGGTTTAATCGATGGTATTACTCCTCAAAGTGTCGTCGGTCTTTCCGTTATCATGATGATTTTTACTGGTTTAGCATCAACACTTTCCTATATGAAGACAAAAACAATTGATTTCAAAAGTGGATTTATCTTTTTTATAGGAAGTGTACCGGGGACTTTACTTGGTGCATTTGTAAATAAAGGACTCGACTTGCCATCATTCAATTTATATTTCGGAATTTTACTCATCCTATTATCAACACTTCTTTTAGTACGCAATTATTTGAAACCGGTCAGCTGGTTTGTTAATCACGGCAAAAAAAGATCATTCACAGATAAGATGAACCAGACTTACGTTTATGGTTATCCTGTATGGTTTGCACTAGTGCTGACATTTGGAGTCGGATTTGCATCAGGTCTATTTGGTATCGGCGGGGGATCAATCATCGTACCTGCAATGATTCTTCTATTTCTGTTTCCACCGCATGTCGCGGTCGGTACGTCGATGTTCATGGTATTTTTGTCAGCTCTCGTCAACTCTATCACGCATATCTCTCTGGGCAATGTGCCGTGGCTCTATACCATCCCAGTCGTTCCAGCAGCGTATATCGGTGCCAAAGTCGGTGCAAAGTTGAACCAAAAAATGAAATCAGAAACGCTTGTTGTTGCACTGCGTATTATTCTTCTGCTACTAGGAATAAGATCAATTATTGACGGACTTATGGGGTGA